In a genomic window of Amblyomma americanum isolate KBUSLIRL-KWMA chromosome 4, ASM5285725v1, whole genome shotgun sequence:
- the LOC144127741 gene encoding uncharacterized protein LOC144127741: MGEEAQRLFMAMVNASPLTATPAAIDALASRENIEERPDENTAGSDAGERGLQPAPGVKRGGGAPEWAPGETKLMLDYYYKYFPQVGPFKKFKNKKMLFKQVSQDLATVLGCHKTPQQCENRYKTVMRQKKKASDNNNKSGASPCPVPFDDEMRKIQSIDDSLEPEVQRDSFGVTYKPSASSSADSSADPPSPLLESSSTATNSSESGDSTKGSAEVKKREFRASTSRMQQMQFFFDQMRAISAERMARREEREKEKEKRRAERRAERAQERQERRKMHEDKLQLIREALGLRQ; this comes from the exons ATGGGTGAAGAAGCGCAGCGGCTGTTCATGGCCATGGTAAATGCTTCACCGCTAACTGCTACACCAG CTGCCATCGATGCCTTGGCCTCTCGTGAGAACATTGAAGAGAGACCCGACG AGAACACCGCTGGGTCCGATGCCGGCGAGAGGGGACTGCAGCCAGCGCCAGGAGTGAAAAGAGGCGGTGGAG CTCCTGAGTGGGCACCAGGAGAAACTAAACTTATGTTAGATTACTATTACAAATACTTTCCTCAGGTTGGCCCTTTCAAAAAGTTTAAGAACAAGAAGATGCTTTTTAAACAGGTTTCCCAGGATTTGGCCACTGTGCTTGGATGCCACAAAACGCCACAGCAATGTGAAAATCGTTACAAAACGGTGATGAGGCAGAAGAAAAAGGCAAGTGATAACAATAACAAATCAGGTGCTTCACCTTGTCCTGTCCCATTTGACGATGAAATGAGAAAAATTCAGAGCATAGATGACAGTCTTGAACCAGAGGTTCAAAGGGACTCTTTTGGAGTGACCTACAAGCCATCGGCATCATCAAGCGCTGACAGTTCAGCTGATCCGCCCTCACCTCTACTTGAGAGCTCCAGTACTGCGACGAACAGTTCAGAAAGTGGGGACAGCACAAAAGGGTCGGCAGAAGTCAAGAAAAGGGAATTCCGCGCTAGCACCAGTCGTATGCAacagatgcaatttttttttgaccAAATGCGGGCTATTAGTGCAGAGCGAATGGCTCGCAGGGAAGAacgggaaaaagaaaaggagaagaggCGTGCTGAGCGGCGAGCTGAGCGCGCTCAAGAACGCCAGGAACGTCGCAAGATGCACGAAGACAAACTTCAGCTCATCCGCGAGGCCCTGGGGCTCAGGCAATAA